A single Macaca fascicularis isolate 582-1 chromosome 13, T2T-MFA8v1.1 DNA region contains:
- the LOC123568376 gene encoding cytochrome c oxidase subunit 7C, mitochondrial-like, translated as MLGHSIWRFTTSVVRRSHYEEGPGKNLPFSVENKWALLVKMCLFFGSAFSVPFLIVRHQLLKQ; from the coding sequence ATGTTGGGCCACAGCATCTGGAGGTTCACAACCTCTGTGGTCCGTAGGAGCCACTATGAGGAGGGCCCTGGGAAGAATTTGCCATTTTCAGTGGAAAACAAGTGGGCGTTACTAGTTAAGATGTGTTTGTTCTTTGGATCTGCATTTTCTGTACCCTTCCTTATAGTAAGACACCAACTGCTTAAACAATAA